One Marinifilum sp. JC120 genomic window carries:
- the cheB gene encoding chemotaxis-specific protein-glutamate methyltransferase CheB has protein sequence MIKVLIVDDSASVRTLFAEMFKREDDFEVVGCAEDGYSALRMVRDLKPDVVTMDVNLPDCDGFRVTRMIMEDTPVPIVVVSAIYRASDAEIGFRLIDTGALAFHNKPALKSENFEEQMQEIILSARLMSEVRVVRRKTRFRREEVVENVVSAQFGSHPEPSSGKGKVICIGASTGGPQAIKQILMALPQGFSTPILIVQHMSDGFTKGMVNWLKNNTGHDIRIASHNEDLKPGVIYFAPEGVHMEISANRRIVLTDAPNVNGIKPSASVLFNSASRNLGRSAVGVLLTGMGRDGADGLLEIRRNGGYTIAQDEESSIVFGMPGEAVKIGGAVSVLPLDSIGGELCRIFLGLLEDK, from the coding sequence GTGATTAAGGTTCTGATAGTGGACGACTCGGCATCTGTGCGCACATTGTTTGCGGAGATGTTTAAGCGCGAGGATGATTTTGAAGTGGTCGGCTGTGCTGAGGACGGCTACTCTGCTTTGCGTATGGTCCGGGATTTGAAACCGGACGTGGTCACCATGGATGTTAACCTTCCTGATTGCGATGGATTCAGGGTTACCCGGATGATTATGGAAGATACTCCGGTCCCCATTGTAGTTGTCAGTGCCATCTACCGGGCCTCAGATGCTGAAATCGGGTTTCGTCTTATTGATACCGGTGCCCTTGCTTTTCATAATAAGCCTGCATTGAAAAGTGAAAATTTCGAAGAGCAGATGCAGGAGATTATCCTATCTGCACGCCTGATGTCTGAGGTTAGAGTTGTACGCCGTAAGACACGCTTCAGAAGGGAAGAAGTCGTTGAAAATGTTGTTTCTGCTCAATTCGGTTCCCACCCGGAGCCTTCATCCGGTAAAGGGAAGGTGATTTGCATTGGTGCATCTACCGGAGGTCCGCAGGCAATTAAGCAGATTCTTATGGCGCTTCCGCAAGGTTTTTCGACTCCCATACTGATTGTTCAGCATATGTCAGATGGCTTCACCAAAGGTATGGTTAACTGGCTGAAGAACAATACCGGCCACGATATCAGAATTGCTTCGCATAACGAGGACTTGAAGCCCGGAGTGATCTATTTTGCACCGGAAGGCGTCCATATGGAAATTTCAGCCAATAGGCGCATCGTTCTCACAGACGCACCCAATGTTAATGGTATTAAGCCTTCTGCTTCGGTACTTTTCAATTCCGCTTCTCGTAATCTGGGACGGTCCGCCGTGGGGGTCTTGTTGACGGGGATGGGCCGGGACGGTGCTGATGGATTGCTTGAGATTAGGCGCAATGGTGGCTACACTATCGCTCAGGACGAAGAGAGCTCAATCGTTTTTGGTATGCCTGGAGAGGCTGTAAAAATCGGTGGTGCTGTTTCTGTTCTGCCTCTCGATAGTATAGGTGGGGAGCTTTGCAGAATTTTTTTGGGATTGCTGGAGGATAAGTAG
- a CDS encoding serine hydroxymethyltransferase — MQEYRNLLQSNDPDIFNALSGEESRQKVGIELIPSENYTYPEVLCTLGSVFTNKYSEGYPGRRYYGGQEFTDTIEDIARDRAKQVFRCEHANVQPLSGSPMNQAVYLGLLEPGDTILAMDLSHGGHLTHGAPVSFMGKLFNFIRYKTDPVDGAIDFDELRKTALEHKPKMILCGYTSYPRDLDYAAFKKIADEVGAITMTDASHYGGLIASDVLRNPFDFGFDVVTSTSHKSLRGPRGGMILCKKEFAPKIDKAVFPGLQGGPHMNTIAGIAVTLKKALEPEFKEYGKQVLLNAKTLADELLKSGASLVTGGTDNHMMVLDTEKSYGINGKVAEELLDEVSITTNKQIIPDDPNPPLKPSGIRIGTPAATSRGMKESDMVKLAGWMTTILQNPEDKNLAVTTRSEIESFCSRFPVPGI; from the coding sequence ATGCAGGAATATCGAAATCTTCTCCAATCAAATGATCCCGACATTTTTAATGCTCTTTCAGGCGAGGAATCCCGCCAGAAAGTCGGTATTGAACTGATCCCTTCTGAAAATTACACCTACCCCGAAGTGCTCTGTACCCTTGGCAGTGTTTTCACTAACAAATACTCCGAAGGATATCCCGGCAGACGCTACTACGGCGGTCAGGAATTTACCGACACCATCGAAGATATTGCCCGCGATAGGGCGAAACAGGTCTTTCGCTGTGAGCACGCTAATGTGCAGCCGCTCTCCGGTTCTCCCATGAATCAGGCTGTATACCTCGGACTCCTTGAACCTGGCGATACTATTCTGGCTATGGACCTCTCCCATGGCGGGCATCTCACTCACGGTGCCCCGGTTTCCTTCATGGGCAAGCTTTTCAATTTCATCCGCTACAAAACCGATCCGGTTGACGGGGCGATTGATTTTGATGAGCTGCGCAAAACCGCCCTTGAGCACAAACCGAAAATGATCCTTTGCGGATACACCTCCTATCCCCGCGATCTGGATTACGCCGCCTTCAAGAAAATTGCAGATGAAGTAGGGGCCATCACCATGACCGATGCCTCACACTACGGCGGACTCATTGCCTCCGATGTCCTTCGCAATCCCTTTGATTTCGGCTTTGATGTAGTCACTTCCACCTCCCATAAGTCCCTGCGCGGTCCCCGTGGCGGAATGATTCTTTGCAAAAAGGAATTCGCGCCCAAGATCGATAAGGCCGTCTTCCCCGGTTTGCAGGGCGGACCGCACATGAACACCATTGCCGGTATCGCGGTTACTCTCAAGAAAGCACTTGAGCCGGAATTCAAAGAATACGGCAAACAGGTGCTGCTTAATGCCAAAACACTCGCGGATGAACTGCTGAAATCCGGTGCTTCCCTGGTCACCGGTGGAACAGACAATCACATGATGGTCCTCGATACCGAGAAGAGCTACGGCATCAACGGCAAAGTTGCCGAGGAGCTGCTCGATGAGGTTTCCATCACCACCAACAAGCAGATAATCCCTGATGACCCCAATCCGCCCCTGAAGCCCAGCGGCATCAGGATCGGTACTCCCGCAGCCACCTCCCGCGGCATGAAGGAATCCGATATGGTCAAGTTGGCGGGTTGGATGACCACCATCCTCCAAAATCCTGAAGACAAAAATCTGGCCGTTACCACCCGGTCGGAAATTGAATCTTTCTGTTCAAGGTTTCCGGTTCCGGGAATCTAG
- a CDS encoding 4Fe-4S dicluster domain-containing protein — protein MSYIITIDNDKCNGDGECVDVCPTEVYELQDGKAVAVNEDECLGCESCIEVCEQDAITIEEQ, from the coding sequence ATGAGCTACATTATTACCATTGATAATGACAAATGTAACGGTGACGGCGAATGTGTTGATGTCTGTCCTACCGAAGTTTACGAACTTCAGGACGGCAAAGCAGTAGCTGTTAACGAAGACGAATGCCTCGGTTGTGAGTCCTGTATCGAAGTTTGCGAACAGGATGCTATCACCATCGAAGAGCAGTAG
- a CDS encoding tetratricopeptide repeat protein, with protein sequence MQKFDNIDDYIEDLKKKKEASPTCSNTRYNLGVAHLSKREFMEAEREFLVAIDESPKMAEAYVQLGGIAMQRGDFEGCLRYNITATQQRPFFAVPWGNIGYVYMEQGETDKAIKALKRAIKYDPNFVQALSTLGAAYFNEGEVDDCIEVCEKALKLADNFGPAWNNLALCYTEKEDYKKAIECVDKAVETGFDVADDFLKELEKHR encoded by the coding sequence ATGCAGAAATTTGACAATATCGACGACTACATCGAAGATCTTAAAAAGAAAAAAGAAGCCAGCCCCACCTGTAGTAACACCCGCTACAACCTCGGTGTTGCACACCTCTCCAAAAGAGAGTTCATGGAAGCTGAGCGTGAATTCCTCGTGGCTATCGACGAATCTCCCAAAATGGCAGAAGCATACGTACAGCTCGGCGGTATCGCCATGCAGCGCGGTGACTTTGAAGGCTGTCTGCGCTACAACATCACTGCCACCCAGCAGCGTCCTTTCTTCGCAGTGCCCTGGGGCAACATAGGGTACGTCTACATGGAGCAGGGTGAAACCGACAAGGCAATCAAAGCCCTGAAACGCGCCATCAAGTACGATCCCAACTTCGTACAGGCTCTCTCCACCCTCGGAGCTGCATACTTCAACGAAGGCGAAGTCGACGACTGCATTGAAGTATGCGAAAAAGCCCTTAAGCTGGCTGACAACTTCGGCCCGGCTTGGAACAACCTTGCCCTCTGCTACACTGAAAAAGAAGATTACAAGAAAGCAATCGAATGTGTAGACAAAGCCGTTGAAACCGGATTTGACGTAGCTGATGATTTTCTCAAGGAACTCGAAAAGCATCGTTAG
- a CDS encoding hybrid sensor histidine kinase/response regulator, whose product MESSHILVVEDSLTQAVKLEYILFEKGFKVSLASNGENALQFLEEKEVDLVISDVVMPGMDGYELCEKIRMNSRYNDVPVILLTSLSEPGDIIRGLKSGATNFVTKPYDEGFLLARIESVLKHKYFDAESSTVQEVDFEFQGVKHVLKADFSQVFHLLLATYENTLLQSRQLDVANRKLLAREEQLSSVLASMSAKIAVLDTDMKIIAANESWREIFIPGTSEEVLGGLDFKSAIFSSGCLRGSLNELVDGVRSVVEGKSRKFSYEYSFDQDGLPSWYLLEVTPMQGESGGAVASFIEITERKEMEREIIEARDTAEKANRFKSRFLASMSHEIRTPLNAIIGMTDLTLRSELSTKQTEDLELVKISADQLLTLINDILDLSKVEARMLTLEEIDFSLGEAMRSVVRSMEQQAKDKGLALSIDVADDVPVAVCGDQGRLKQILYNLIGNSIKFTEHGGVFVQVSKLEDRKVSGEVVIQVSVRDTGVGIPEEKQEIVFKSFRQADDSTTRKFGGTGLGLAISRELVEMMGGQIGVKSSEGYGSVFTFHVTLKCGDSSRLAIENCVDNLAEASTASAVYSILLVEDNPINVLVASSLLERMGHSVEVASNGLEAVSMLSGIDVDLVLMDLEMPEMDGFNASISIRNGKAGDAARNVPIVAMSAHAMAGVKDKCARSGMNDYIAKPVQYVALREVVFRTMNGCSRMSVSAPEAAPPAGKVIDPEKAQAMYQGDSSLYNELCGLFMNDVADDIVKFKQARESNKDSVARRIVHTLKSSCAAICAPRARDAAVLLEKALIKEDSQAVEEFLARFEDEASLVCKKLTD is encoded by the coding sequence GTGGAAAGTAGTCATATTCTGGTCGTGGAGGACAGCCTTACTCAGGCAGTTAAACTGGAATATATCCTATTTGAAAAGGGATTTAAAGTTTCCCTTGCGTCCAACGGCGAAAATGCTCTCCAGTTTTTGGAGGAAAAAGAAGTTGATCTGGTCATCAGTGATGTGGTCATGCCCGGAATGGACGGCTATGAACTGTGTGAAAAGATCAGGATGAACTCCCGGTACAATGATGTTCCGGTTATCTTGCTGACCAGTCTTTCCGAACCCGGAGATATTATCCGGGGGCTCAAAAGCGGGGCGACTAACTTCGTAACCAAACCTTATGATGAAGGTTTTCTTCTCGCCCGTATCGAGTCTGTCCTTAAACATAAATATTTTGATGCTGAAAGCTCTACTGTGCAGGAAGTGGATTTTGAATTTCAGGGGGTCAAGCATGTCCTCAAGGCTGATTTCAGTCAGGTTTTCCATTTGCTGCTTGCAACCTATGAAAATACACTCCTGCAATCTCGTCAGCTTGACGTTGCCAACCGGAAATTGCTTGCCCGTGAAGAGCAGTTGAGTTCCGTGTTGGCTTCCATGTCTGCAAAAATTGCTGTGCTGGATACGGATATGAAGATCATCGCCGCAAATGAATCGTGGCGGGAAATTTTCATACCCGGTACAAGCGAGGAAGTTTTGGGTGGGCTTGATTTCAAAAGTGCTATATTTTCATCTGGTTGTTTACGTGGCTCCCTAAATGAACTGGTGGACGGCGTGCGTTCAGTGGTGGAAGGAAAGAGCAGAAAATTTTCTTACGAATATTCATTTGACCAAGATGGCCTGCCCAGCTGGTACTTGCTGGAAGTTACGCCTATGCAGGGAGAATCCGGCGGAGCAGTGGCTTCTTTTATAGAGATTACAGAGCGCAAGGAGATGGAGCGGGAAATTATCGAAGCACGTGATACCGCAGAAAAGGCCAACCGTTTTAAATCTCGTTTTTTAGCTTCCATGAGTCATGAAATCCGCACTCCTCTTAATGCCATAATCGGCATGACTGACCTTACCTTGCGTTCTGAGCTTTCTACAAAGCAGACCGAAGATCTTGAGCTGGTGAAAATCTCAGCTGACCAGTTGTTGACCTTGATTAATGATATTCTCGATCTTTCCAAGGTTGAGGCCAGAATGCTCACACTGGAAGAAATTGATTTCAGTCTGGGTGAGGCTATGCGTAGTGTGGTCCGAAGTATGGAACAGCAGGCCAAGGATAAAGGGTTGGCTCTGAGTATTGATGTCGCTGATGATGTTCCTGTTGCTGTCTGTGGTGATCAGGGGCGGTTGAAGCAAATTTTGTATAACCTGATTGGTAACTCCATTAAATTTACCGAGCATGGTGGTGTTTTTGTTCAGGTCAGTAAGCTTGAGGACCGCAAGGTTTCCGGCGAGGTTGTTATTCAGGTTTCTGTGCGTGATACCGGGGTCGGAATTCCTGAAGAGAAACAGGAAATAGTTTTCAAAAGTTTCCGGCAGGCTGATGATTCCACTACCCGAAAGTTTGGCGGAACCGGGCTGGGCCTTGCAATTTCCCGCGAGCTTGTGGAGATGATGGGTGGCCAGATAGGGGTAAAAAGTTCTGAAGGCTACGGCAGTGTTTTTACCTTTCATGTGACTTTGAAGTGTGGGGATTCCAGCAGGCTTGCAATTGAGAATTGTGTCGATAATCTTGCTGAGGCTTCAACAGCCTCTGCTGTATATTCAATTCTATTGGTCGAGGATAATCCTATTAACGTGCTTGTGGCTTCGAGTCTGCTTGAGAGGATGGGACATTCCGTGGAGGTTGCCTCCAATGGTTTGGAAGCGGTAAGCATGCTTTCAGGAATTGATGTCGACCTTGTGCTTATGGATCTGGAAATGCCTGAAATGGACGGGTTTAATGCTTCGATCAGCATCCGAAATGGCAAAGCAGGCGATGCTGCACGCAATGTTCCGATTGTTGCAATGTCAGCTCATGCTATGGCCGGGGTCAAAGATAAGTGTGCCAGGTCTGGAATGAATGATTATATTGCCAAGCCTGTGCAGTATGTTGCTTTGCGGGAAGTCGTTTTCAGGACAATGAACGGTTGTTCCAGAATGTCCGTTTCTGCCCCCGAGGCTGCACCTCCGGCAGGAAAAGTAATAGACCCTGAGAAAGCGCAAGCTATGTATCAGGGGGACAGTTCATTATATAATGAGTTGTGCGGTTTGTTCATGAATGATGTGGCTGATGATATCGTAAAGTTCAAGCAGGCCCGTGAAAGTAATAAGGATTCTGTTGCCAGAAGAATAGTGCATACCCTGAAAAGCAGCTGTGCGGCTATTTGCGCCCCTCGGGCACGTGATGCCGCTGTCTTGCTTGAAAAGGCTTTGATAAAGGAAGATTCCCAAGCTGTTGAAGAGTTTCTCGCCAGATTTGAAGATGAGGCGTCCTTGGTGTGTAAAAAACTGACTGATTAG
- a CDS encoding alpha-D-glucose phosphate-specific phosphoglucomutase: MALSKLAGQPAPAEILENIPRLVSAYYTIKPDPSVDSHLVAFGTSGHRGSALDGSFNEAHIFAIAQAISEYRKSKGFTGPLFMGKDPHALSEPAQISALEVFAANGVTVLLNDKGYTPTPAISHAILAYNKGRKDGFADGVVITPSHNPPRDGGFKYNPPSAGPAGTRITSTIQNRANEILKDGLKDVKRIPFNRALAADTTQEFDFTTPYVNDLENIVDMQAIASAGLSIGVDPLGGAAIDFWEPIAEKYGLNMSVVNKKIDPAYAFMHVDKDGKIRMDCSSPYAMAGLIELKDKYDISFSNDPDTDRHGIVTKSRGLMNPNHYLAVAIEYLYKHRPQWSDKLTVGKTLVSSSMINRVAKSINRPLMEVPVGFKWFVEPLLDGTCGFGGEESAGASFLRKDGTVWTTDKDGIIMNLLAAEITAITEKDPGEHYTALEKQFGHPVYKRIDTPATEEQKKAFSILTPDMVKAKTLAGETIEERLTAAPGNGEAIGGLKIVTENGWFAARPSGTESIYKIYAESFKGLAHLVAIQEEAGKIVNAAFEVALK, encoded by the coding sequence ATGGCACTCAGCAAATTAGCAGGACAACCGGCACCAGCCGAAATCCTTGAAAACATCCCCAGACTAGTATCTGCATATTACACCATAAAACCAGATCCTTCCGTTGACTCTCATCTTGTAGCCTTCGGAACTTCCGGACACAGAGGCTCGGCCCTTGACGGCTCATTCAACGAAGCCCACATTTTCGCGATAGCACAGGCCATCAGCGAATACAGAAAATCCAAAGGATTTACAGGTCCGCTCTTCATGGGCAAAGACCCCCACGCCCTTTCTGAGCCAGCCCAGATTTCTGCGCTGGAAGTGTTCGCTGCCAACGGCGTTACCGTGCTGCTCAATGACAAAGGATACACCCCCACCCCGGCTATCTCCCACGCCATCCTCGCCTACAACAAAGGCAGGAAAGACGGTTTTGCAGACGGAGTGGTAATTACCCCGTCACACAACCCCCCGCGCGATGGCGGTTTCAAATACAATCCGCCCAGTGCCGGACCTGCCGGAACAAGAATCACCAGCACCATCCAGAACCGGGCCAATGAAATTCTGAAAGACGGACTCAAAGACGTTAAGCGTATCCCGTTCAACCGTGCGCTGGCTGCTGACACCACTCAAGAATTTGATTTCACCACCCCGTATGTGAACGACCTTGAAAACATCGTTGACATGCAGGCTATTGCCTCAGCGGGCCTGAGCATCGGAGTTGATCCCCTCGGTGGTGCGGCTATAGATTTCTGGGAACCCATTGCCGAAAAATACGGCCTGAACATGAGCGTGGTGAATAAGAAAATCGACCCGGCCTACGCATTCATGCATGTGGATAAGGACGGCAAAATCCGCATGGATTGCTCATCGCCCTACGCCATGGCCGGACTCATTGAGTTGAAAGACAAATACGATATTTCTTTCTCCAACGACCCGGATACTGACAGGCACGGCATTGTTACCAAAAGCCGGGGACTAATGAACCCCAACCACTATCTGGCCGTTGCCATTGAATATCTTTACAAGCACAGGCCGCAGTGGAGTGATAAACTCACCGTCGGCAAAACCCTTGTTTCCAGCTCCATGATCAACAGGGTGGCTAAATCCATCAACCGTCCGCTCATGGAAGTTCCAGTCGGTTTCAAATGGTTTGTGGAACCGCTTCTGGACGGAACCTGCGGTTTCGGCGGTGAAGAAAGTGCAGGCGCATCCTTCCTCAGAAAAGACGGTACAGTATGGACTACCGACAAAGACGGAATTATCATGAACCTGCTGGCAGCAGAAATCACCGCCATCACCGAGAAAGACCCGGGTGAGCACTATACTGCATTGGAAAAACAGTTCGGGCACCCAGTATACAAACGCATCGATACTCCAGCCACTGAAGAACAGAAAAAAGCCTTCAGTATCCTGACCCCGGATATGGTCAAGGCCAAGACACTTGCCGGTGAAACAATTGAAGAACGCCTCACAGCCGCTCCCGGTAACGGTGAAGCTATCGGCGGACTCAAGATCGTCACTGAAAACGGCTGGTTCGCTGCCCGTCCTTCAGGAACAGAGTCGATTTACAAAATCTATGCTGAATCTTTTAAAGGATTGGCCCATCTCGTCGCTATTCAGGAAGAAGCAGGCAAAATAGTCAATGCCGCCTTTGAGGTTGCATTAAAGTAA
- a CDS encoding YkgJ family cysteine cluster protein: MEFKEIFKKYEDLVAEVDKTFKKISDQTEDGIKCAKGCSDCCHALFDLTLVEAIYLNRKFNEIYKGMERSEIMHEADASDRHIHKIKRRAFKASQSGASTAEILKEVSLARVKCPLLKESNLCALYDFRPLTCRIYGVPMNIGGQAHSCQKSGFTPGKAYPTINMDTLQSKLMQLSEELAASVNSSLKELPGVLVPVSMALVTEYTAEYLGANTGKKEEAPAEKAAPSEECGTCDKDKSACATCNYSVELGAMPEQ, from the coding sequence TTGGAGTTCAAAGAAATTTTTAAAAAATATGAAGATCTTGTCGCTGAAGTTGACAAGACTTTCAAGAAGATATCCGATCAGACTGAAGACGGCATCAAATGCGCCAAGGGATGCAGCGACTGTTGTCATGCCCTCTTTGATCTGACCCTTGTGGAAGCTATTTACCTCAACCGCAAGTTCAACGAAATATATAAAGGTATGGAACGTTCCGAGATCATGCATGAAGCAGATGCTTCGGATAGACATATCCACAAGATCAAAAGAAGAGCATTCAAGGCCAGCCAGTCCGGAGCATCCACTGCTGAAATCCTCAAGGAAGTGTCCCTCGCAAGAGTAAAGTGTCCGCTCCTTAAGGAAAGCAACCTCTGTGCCCTCTATGATTTCAGGCCGCTGACCTGCCGCATTTACGGTGTTCCCATGAACATCGGTGGACAGGCTCATTCATGCCAGAAATCAGGATTCACTCCCGGTAAGGCCTACCCGACCATCAATATGGACACATTGCAGTCCAAACTGATGCAGCTCAGTGAAGAACTTGCCGCTTCTGTCAACTCTTCCCTCAAGGAACTGCCTGGAGTACTTGTTCCTGTTTCCATGGCTCTGGTTACCGAATACACTGCGGAATACCTCGGCGCCAACACCGGAAAAAAAGAAGAAGCCCCGGCTGAAAAAGCAGCTCCTTCCGAAGAATGCGGAACTTGTGACAAGGACAAATCCGCATGTGCCACATGCAACTACTCTGTTGAACTCGGCGCAATGCCCGAGCAATAG
- a CDS encoding aminopeptidase: MLTDEQLDKYVDALWWGLSTARTKPYEKGDVIMVRYEAEALPLAEAVFKRLIDEGLNPVPRMTLTPEMEKSFYGSGNDDQLSYIAPGEKEFTEGLNGLIVLLAPSSLTHLAGVEPSRMGKCAVARKFLRDIMERKEQKGELGWTLCSYPTRALAESAGLTIKEFTDQIVKACYLDEDDPAACWEGVFDKASEVKNWLNGLGIESYRVVTDDMDLTVEHGELRQWIGVSGHNIPSFELFISPDWRGTSGVYYADQPSYRSGNYVEGVRLVFEDGIVKEISAKEGEEFVKKQLTMDEGASRLGEFSLTDRRFSRIDKFMANTLYDENYGGEFGNCHVAVGASYPDTYAGDQAELNSQMKEELGYNTSALHWDLVNTQDKTVYAKLKDGSEVIIYKSGEFQI; encoded by the coding sequence ATGCTGACTGATGAACAGCTGGATAAATATGTTGATGCTCTGTGGTGGGGCCTGAGCACCGCCCGTACAAAGCCTTATGAAAAGGGCGACGTGATCATGGTTCGCTATGAAGCGGAAGCTTTGCCTCTCGCCGAAGCTGTATTCAAACGGCTTATTGATGAAGGTCTTAATCCTGTGCCCAGAATGACCTTGACCCCGGAAATGGAGAAGAGTTTCTACGGTAGCGGCAATGATGACCAGCTTAGCTACATTGCTCCGGGTGAAAAGGAATTTACCGAAGGACTTAATGGATTGATCGTCCTGCTTGCTCCTTCTTCCTTGACCCATCTGGCCGGGGTTGAGCCTTCCCGTATGGGAAAATGCGCGGTGGCCCGTAAATTCCTGCGCGATATAATGGAAAGAAAGGAGCAGAAGGGCGAATTGGGCTGGACACTTTGTTCCTATCCCACAAGGGCTCTTGCTGAATCTGCTGGCCTTACCATCAAGGAATTCACCGATCAGATTGTGAAAGCCTGTTACCTTGATGAAGATGATCCAGCAGCTTGTTGGGAAGGTGTTTTCGACAAAGCTTCCGAAGTTAAGAACTGGCTCAACGGTCTGGGTATAGAATCTTACCGTGTTGTGACCGATGATATGGATTTAACCGTGGAACACGGTGAGCTGCGCCAGTGGATCGGCGTTTCCGGGCACAATATTCCCAGCTTTGAATTGTTTATTTCTCCTGACTGGCGGGGAACTTCCGGCGTTTATTACGCTGACCAGCCTTCTTATCGTTCCGGTAATTACGTAGAAGGTGTGCGTCTTGTTTTTGAAGATGGCATTGTCAAAGAAATTAGTGCCAAGGAAGGCGAGGAGTTCGTTAAAAAACAGCTGACCATGGATGAAGGTGCATCTCGGCTTGGCGAGTTTTCCCTGACTGACCGCCGTTTTTCCCGCATTGACAAATTTATGGCTAATACTCTTTATGATGAGAACTACGGTGGCGAGTTCGGTAACTGCCACGTTGCCGTAGGGGCGTCTTATCCGGATACCTATGCCGGAGATCAGGCTGAGCTTAACAGCCAGATGAAAGAAGAGTTGGGCTACAACACCTCCGCTCTGCACTGGGATCTGGTAAATACTCAGGATAAAACCGTTTATGCAAAATTGAAGGATGGCAGTGAAGTTATTATCTATAAATCTGGGGAATTTCAGATTTAA